A DNA window from Trichosurus vulpecula isolate mTriVul1 chromosome 2, mTriVul1.pri, whole genome shotgun sequence contains the following coding sequences:
- the FHL3 gene encoding four and a half LIM domains protein 3 — MSEAFDCAKCGESLYGRKYIQAEGGPHCVPCYDGTFANTCAECKELIGHDSRELFYEDRHYHEGCFRCCRCEKSLADEPFTCQDNELLCNECYCSAFSSQCSACGETVMPGSRKLEYGGQTWHEHCFLCSGCEQPLGSRSFVPDKGAHYCVPCYESKFAPRCARCSKTLTQGGVTYRDQPWHRECLVCTGCQTPLAGQQFTSRDDDPYCVNCFGELYAPKCSSCKRPITGLGGGKYVSFEDRHWHHSCFSCARCSTSLVGQGFIPDGDQVLCQGCSQANL; from the exons ATGAGTGAAGCCTTTGACTGTGCCAAGTGTGGGGAGTCCCTATATGGCCGGAAATACATCCAGGCAGAGGGCGGCCCCCATTGTGTTCCCTGCTATGATGGCACCTTCGCCAACACGTGCGCCGAGTGCAAGGAGCTTATTGGGCATGACTCTCGG GAACTGTTCTATGAAGATCGCCACTACCACGAAGGCTGCTTCCGCTGCTGCCGTTGTGAGAAGTCCCTGGCAGACGAGCCTTTCACTTGCCAGGACAATGAGCTCTTATGTAATGAGTGTTACTGCAGCGCCTTCTCCTCCCAGTGCTCAGCCTGTGGGGAGACTGTCATGCCTG GGTCTCGGAAGCTAGAGTATGGGGGTCAGACCTGGCATGAACACTGCTTCCTCTGCAGCGGCTGTGAGCAGCCCCTAGGCTCACGCTCCTTTGTGCCTGACAAGGGTGCTCACTACTGCGTGCCCTGCTACGAAAGCAAATTTGCCCCTCGATGTGCCCGCTGCAGCAAG ACACTGACACAAGGTGGAGTGACTTATCGTGACCAGCCGTGGCACCGAGAGTGCCTGGTCTGCACTGGGTGCCAAACCCCCCTGGCTGGCCAACAGTTCACATCCCGGGACGATGACCCCTATTGCGTGAATTGCTTTGGGGAGCTCTACGCACCTAAATGTAGCAGCTGCAAGCGGCCCATCACAG GACTTGGCGGGGGCAAGTATGTGTCATTTGAGGACCGCCACTGGCACCACAGCTGCTTCTCCTGTGCCCGCTGCTCAACCTCCCTTGTGGGCCAGGGATTCATACCCGATGGAGATCAAGTTCTCTGCCAAGGATGCAGCCAAGCTAATCTCTGA